The Microbacterium sp. LWH7-1.2 genome window below encodes:
- a CDS encoding DNA polymerase III subunit gamma and tau, protein MTTALYRRYRPESFGEMIGQSQVTEPLMTALRGDRVGHAYLFSGPRGCGKTTSARILARCLNCAQGPTDTPCGTCDSCVELGRGGGGSLDVVEIDAASHNGVDDARDLRERAVFAPARDRFKIFILDEAHMVTPQGFNALLKLVEEPPDHVKFIFATTEPEKVIGTIRSRTHHYPFRLVPPAAMLEYVEQLCGQEGVDVEQGVLPLVVRAGGGSPRDTLSLLDQLIAGSEDAKVTYARAVALLGYTHAELLDEVIDAFAAADASAAFAAVDRVVQTGQDPRRFVDDLLERLRDLIVVSATGQGASAVLRGVSADDLARMQRQADAFGPARLSHIADLVIATLDDMTGATSPRLQLELMVARVLARGAGAAPAAAPIAAPTSAPASVPAASTGRATPAPAAPIATAPVAPTGAAPVAPTGAATVGPPAEPAPVAAPPVPAGPVTLGRLQQSWSQVLAQLENVSRSSWMLASGARTVALDDDVLTLAFSSQSDVAKFKQLAAGKGPSEDLRQAILAVLGIRVKYIARHDPAGGSGGGGSPAAPAPSGPGREAPRQPATEAPTTRSTSAAPSGSRNAQAAAPRASASAAPGASAPAAVPRSTASAPASAAPVTDWAVAAIPSDDDAPPPDPGPAAFPAETPPQFAVDDEPEDAEAATARVATLAPPREGQVLPRTEIAPPSERDDDDDDDTDALIADLPVPPTVAPPLTPVVTTRNGGVQRYGEAVVRQVLGATFVREEPYEPPTRFS, encoded by the coding sequence GTGACCACCGCCCTGTACCGCCGCTACCGGCCCGAGTCGTTCGGCGAGATGATCGGGCAGTCGCAGGTCACCGAGCCGCTCATGACGGCGCTGCGCGGCGACCGCGTCGGCCATGCGTACCTGTTCTCGGGTCCCCGAGGGTGCGGAAAGACCACGTCGGCGCGTATTCTCGCGCGCTGCCTCAACTGCGCGCAGGGTCCGACCGACACGCCGTGCGGCACGTGCGACAGCTGTGTCGAGCTCGGTCGCGGTGGCGGCGGCTCGCTCGACGTCGTCGAGATCGACGCCGCGAGCCACAACGGCGTCGACGACGCCCGCGACCTGCGCGAGCGTGCGGTGTTCGCGCCTGCCCGCGACCGCTTCAAGATCTTCATCCTCGACGAGGCACACATGGTCACCCCGCAGGGCTTCAACGCCCTGCTGAAGCTCGTGGAAGAGCCGCCCGACCACGTCAAGTTCATCTTCGCGACGACCGAGCCCGAGAAGGTCATCGGCACCATCCGCTCGCGCACGCACCACTACCCGTTCCGGCTCGTGCCACCGGCGGCGATGCTCGAATACGTCGAGCAGCTGTGCGGGCAGGAGGGCGTCGACGTCGAGCAGGGCGTACTGCCGCTGGTCGTTCGTGCCGGCGGCGGCTCTCCGCGAGACACGCTGTCGCTGCTCGACCAGCTCATCGCCGGTTCGGAAGACGCGAAGGTCACCTACGCCCGCGCCGTCGCGCTCCTCGGCTACACGCACGCCGAGCTGCTCGACGAGGTGATCGACGCCTTCGCCGCGGCCGACGCGTCAGCCGCCTTCGCCGCGGTCGACCGCGTGGTGCAGACCGGACAAGACCCCCGCCGCTTCGTCGACGACCTGCTCGAGCGCCTGCGCGACCTCATCGTCGTGTCGGCGACCGGTCAGGGCGCCTCGGCCGTGCTGCGCGGCGTCTCTGCGGACGACCTCGCCCGCATGCAGCGTCAGGCCGACGCGTTCGGCCCGGCGCGGCTGTCGCACATCGCCGACCTCGTCATCGCGACCCTCGACGACATGACCGGCGCCACCTCGCCGCGGCTGCAGCTGGAGCTGATGGTCGCGCGGGTGCTGGCGCGCGGCGCAGGAGCCGCGCCCGCTGCGGCGCCGATCGCCGCGCCCACGTCGGCCCCGGCTTCCGTCCCCGCGGCCTCGACGGGTCGCGCCACCCCCGCGCCGGCCGCTCCTATCGCTACCGCTCCGGTCGCACCGACCGGCGCGGCTCCGGTCGCACCGACCGGCGCGGCTACGGTCGGGCCGCCCGCCGAGCCCGCGCCCGTGGCCGCACCTCCCGTACCCGCCGGGCCGGTCACCCTCGGCCGCCTGCAGCAGTCCTGGTCGCAGGTGCTCGCGCAGCTCGAGAACGTGAGTCGCTCGTCCTGGATGCTCGCTTCGGGCGCCCGCACCGTGGCGCTCGACGACGACGTGCTCACGCTGGCGTTCTCGAGCCAGAGCGACGTGGCGAAGTTCAAGCAGCTCGCCGCCGGCAAGGGGCCCAGCGAAGACCTGCGCCAGGCGATCCTGGCCGTGCTCGGCATCCGCGTGAAGTACATCGCCCGTCACGACCCCGCCGGCGGATCCGGTGGCGGGGGCAGCCCGGCAGCGCCGGCGCCGTCCGGCCCCGGCCGCGAGGCCCCGCGACAGCCGGCCACCGAGGCGCCGACGACCCGCTCCACCTCTGCCGCGCCCAGCGGGTCGCGGAATGCGCAGGCCGCGGCACCGCGTGCCTCCGCATCGGCCGCGCCGGGGGCGTCGGCTCCTGCCGCGGTGCCCCGGTCGACGGCTTCCGCGCCGGCATCCGCCGCGCCCGTGACGGACTGGGCGGTCGCGGCCATCCCCTCCGACGACGACGCTCCGCCGCCAGACCCGGGCCCCGCTGCCTTCCCCGCCGAGACGCCCCCGCAGTTCGCGGTCGACGACGAGCCCGAAGACGCCGAGGCCGCGACCGCACGGGTCGCGACCCTCGCGCCGCCGCGCGAGGGCCAGGTCCTGCCGCGCACCGAGATCGCGCCACCGTCCGAGCGCGACGACGATGACGATGACGACACGGACGCGCTGATCGCCGACCTCCCGGTGCCCCCCACTGTCGCGCCGCCGCTGACCCCCGTGGTCACGACGCGCAACGGCGGCGTGCAGCGCTACGGCGAGGCGGTGGTGCGCCAGGTGCTCGGCGCCACGTTCGTCCGCGAGGAGCCCTACGAGCCGCCGACGAGGTTCAGCTAG